The following DNA comes from Flexistipes sp..
AAAATTATGGGAGGTATGGATATTGCAGAAAAAAGAGTTCCACAGGACGGACGTTTTAAAATAAAGCACAATTTTAAAGATGTGGATTTCAGGGTATCAACACTGCCCACTAATTACGGAGAAAAGGCAGTGCTCCGTATTCTTGACAGAAGTAAAGCCATGCTTAACCTGGACAAAATCGGTATCGATGATCACAATATGAAGATTTATAAGTCGATTATTGAGAAGCCTTACGGGATAATACTTATTTCAGGCCCCACCGGAAGCGGTAAAACCACAACACTCTATGCAACTTTGAATATACTGAATTCCATTGATAAAAATATTGTCACTGTGGAAGATCCGATAGAATATAATTTTAAGATTATCAATCAGGTTCAGGTGGACGAATCTGCAGGTGTAACGTTCGCAAATGCTCTGAGGTCAATACTCAGACAGGATCCGGATATTATTATGGTTGGTGAAATCAGGGATAAGGACACAGCGGAAATTTCCATTCAGGCATCCTTAACAGGACACCTTGTATTGTCCACTATCCATACCAACGATGCCGTCAGCGGAATCACCAGACTTGTTGACATGGGTATAGAAAATTTTCTTGTATCAACATCAGTAATCGGCCTGGTTGGACAACGGCTTGTAAGAAAAATCTGTCCGGACTGTAAGGAAGAATATACACCGACTAAAGAACTTTTGACCAGGATAGGTTATGATGAAAATTCCGATGTGAAATTCAGCCACGGCAAAGGATGCGATAAATGCAGAAACACAGGTTACAGCGGCAGAATCGGAATTTATGAGGTCTTGAAGATAGATTCAGGAATAAGGGACTTGGTAAACAAAAACGCTTCCAACGATGAAATACTGAAATACGCTAAAACCAAAGGTTTTAAAAGCATGTATGAATCCGGCCTGGAAATAGCTGAAAAAGGAATAAC
Coding sequences within:
- a CDS encoding GspE/PulE family protein, whose protein sequence is MKLKKVKIGQLLIEKGLLTEAQLKVALNEQKTSGKKLGEVLVELGYIDEDTMLTAIAEQLGLEKITMDEIQVDSNLKKYMPENLARKFMAVPVKIEGNNLYIATNNPTNIFAIDEISRVTKKEVTPYVIRNDELLSLLERLYGTEDKLFKTAEAVEKRILQSGKDSNFLENLAEDAPVVNLFDSIVGKAVNEGASDIHIEPDENKLRVRYRIDGVLHEILSLNKVLHPALISRIKIMGGMDIAEKRVPQDGRFKIKHNFKDVDFRVSTLPTNYGEKAVLRILDRSKAMLNLDKIGIDDHNMKIYKSIIEKPYGIILISGPTGSGKTTTLYATLNILNSIDKNIVTVEDPIEYNFKIINQVQVDESAGVTFANALRSILRQDPDIIMVGEIRDKDTAEISIQASLTGHLVLSTIHTNDAVSGITRLVDMGIENFLVSTSVIGLVGQRLVRKICPDCKEEYTPTKELLTRIGYDENSDVKFSHGKGCDKCRNTGYSGRIGIYEVLKIDSGIRDLVNKNASNDEILKYAKTKGFKSMYESGLEIAEKGITTLEEVLRVTTIME